TCGACCCGTCCTGTCCGTTCGCCTGGATCACCTCTCGCTGGCTCCTGGAGGTGGCGCGGATGCGTCCGATAGCCCTGCGGTTCGAGGTGATGAGCCTCGCGGTGCTCAACGAGCATCGCGAACTGGAGCCCTGGTACCGCGAATTCAACGACCGGGCGTGGGGGCCGGCGCGGGTGTGCGTGGCGGCTACCGAACAACACGGCCCCGCCGCCCTCGCGCGTCTGTACCCGGCACTCGGTCGCCGGATCCACGACGACGGCGACAAGGACTTCGACACCGTCATCCCAGCAGCCCTGGCCGAGGCGGGCCTTCCCCTCGACCTGGCCGACGCCGCCCATCGGAGCGACGTCGACCCACAGATGCGGGCAAGCACCGCCCGCGCACAGCAACTCGTGGGCGAGGACCTCGGCACCCCGACGGTGGTGGTCGACGACGTGGCCTTCTTCGGCCCCGTGCTGAGTTCGATCCCGCGCGGCGAAGAGGCCCTGCGCGTCTTCGACGGCGCACGCCTGCTCGCCGGCTGCGGAGCCTTCTCCGAACTCAAACGCGCCCGGGCCGACGGCCTCAGTTTCGCGTAGTCCCATCCTGGCGACCGGCCCGGCTCGATGCGCAGCCGCAGACCGGGGTACGCGTCGAGGACATCCGCCAGAGCGCGCCGGTGACCGTCGACCCCGACCGGCACGCCGAACTCCTGCACGCCTGGGTTACCCGCCCCCGCAACTCCTTCTGGGGAATGGGGTGGCACACGCTGGAACAGGTACGCGAGATCTACGCCTTCGTCGACAGCCTGCCGACGCTACCCCGTCCAGGGGCGACGGGCGGATGCACCGGCTGCTCAGCCCCGACCGGCGGCTCGCCCAGGGCCTCACCCGTGCCCAGCTCGCTTTCCTCACACGCCCGCGGTTCGAATCGGACCACCCGACTCCGGCCTGACTGCGGACTCGACCGGCGGCGGAGGGCGGTCGCGCACCTGAGGGCATGTGGCCGCGCATGACCTACGGCGACGCCGGGTATGGTGCGGTGTGTTGGTGTCACCGGGCCTACGTTCGGGATCGAGACACCGCGCTCTGGCGCCAGTGCGAGCGCCGCGTTCGTCACGAGGTCGTGCGGCAGGAGTTGCCGACGGCCCAGACTCACTCCTTGTTGAAGACAGGACTCGTGCATGACATCGAACGGCAATGATCGACCCGTGTTGTTCCTCGCCAACGCGACCACCGACGGGCTGGACAGCTCGGACGTGACCTTCGACGGCAGCGAGGAGGCCATGCGGCGCCTACGTCACCCGTTCGCGGTGAAGCCGACCCGGCCGACCACGGTGGCGGGCGACCACCCGGATCAGCGGGACTGATCCAGGCCCCGCCCTCGCCGCGCTGCCGGACGCGGTGGCGCAGGGCCCGAACCCGCGCTCTCACGGCAGCTTGACCCCGGCAACAGATCGCCGACCAGACGCGGCAGCGCCGAGATGCACGCCTCCCGGCTGATCACTCAGTCGTTGGCCAGGCTGCGCGGCGACGTCTCCACCGACCGCGCCTGGACCGCCGGTTCCGAATCTTCGACTGCACCTGCCCATGCTCGTCATGCCGACCATCGGCGAGGGCAGGCGGCCGTTACGTCCCGTTCTGCCGCTTCTCGTTCTGCCGCAGGGCTTCTTCGAGTTGGTCTTCGAGGATGATGATCCGGCAGGCGGCCTCCAGGGCCGTGCCCTGATCGACCATCTCCCGGGCCCGGGCGGCCAGGCGGAGTTGGTACCGCGAGTAGCGGCGGTGCCCGCCTGCGGAGCGGTGGGGGTGGATCAGTTTCGCCTCGTCCAGCCGGCGCAGGAAGTCCTGCGAGGCGCCGAGCATCTCCGCCGCCTGACCAATGGTGTAGGCGGGGTAGTCCTCATCGCCGAACATGTCATCGGGGTTCAGCCCCATGTCACCTCCACGTCGAGGGCCCCGGCGCTTACGCGCCGGGGCCCAGGGTTTGCGG
Above is a window of Micromonospora coriariae DNA encoding:
- a CDS encoding mycothiol-dependent nitroreductase Rv2466c family protein — encoded protein: MEGKFADAPSPSVTAYVDPSCPFAWITSRWLLEVARMRPIALRFEVMSLAVLNEHRELEPWYREFNDRAWGPARVCVAATEQHGPAALARLYPALGRRIHDDGDKDFDTVIPAALAEAGLPLDLADAAHRSDVDPQMRASTARAQQLVGEDLGTPTVVVDDVAFFGPVLSSIPRGEEALRVFDGARLLAGCGAFSELKRARADGLSFA
- a CDS encoding GNAT family N-acetyltransferase — translated: MTVDPDRHAELLHAWVTRPRNSFWGMGWHTLEQVREIYAFVDSLPTLPRPGATGGCTGCSAPTGGSPRASPVPSSLSSHARGSNRTTRLRPDCGLDRRRRAVAHLRACGRA
- a CDS encoding helix-turn-helix domain-containing protein, coding for MGLNPDDMFGDEDYPAYTIGQAAEMLGASQDFLRRLDEAKLIHPHRSAGGHRRYSRYQLRLAARAREMVDQGTALEAACRIIILEDQLEEALRQNEKRQNGT